Part of the Bemisia tabaci unplaced genomic scaffold, PGI_BMITA_v3 genome, aactttgggggtTGGCCGACGAAAAGTGGAAAAGGAACCAAGGATGGGTCCGGGAGCTCCTAGAGGAACGAGAGGAGAGACACTCAGATTTTAGCCTTCGAGAGGCATCGAGctctttttccccatttttccatttttggacttcatattttttcatcgaGCCACTTTCCGGTTTGTGAGattttcggacatttttttttgctctccaTATATTTTTCTGTTCGTGTTCACTGttattgccatttttttttttttgccgtcaTATATTTTTCTGCTCGTGTTCGCTGTTATTGACATTTTTGCCTTCATATATTTTTCTGTTCGTGGTTGCTGctattgacatttttttgccGTCATATATTTACTGTTCGTGTTTATTgttattgacattttttttctcgctcttACGTTATATTATACATTCCATTCCGAGTCCAgctccgatttttttctttctttcctctcaTCTCACATACCGGGACTCGCTTTCCACATCAGGTTGTGAAACTTCAATTTTAGAGactaaaatttcgaaatttcgttACACTATGAGAGCTCTTTTCTGATAACAAACCCTTAAATCAGAAAGGCGCCGAGAGCTTAAGTTGAGGTCCATTCCAAGGGCGGACTGACAAACAAAGAgactagagaaaaaaaaattttaataagcCATGCTTTCCACCCGGCACGCGATACTGAAAGTActgcttgataaaaaaaaaaaaaggagatgtgACTGACAGAAGGTCAGATAGGAAGGACTTTTtcagatttaattttaaattttgatcattGCTGCAGAgtgatttaataaaaatttgattttgcagCGACGAAGGTACTTTTGCCACCCTATAATAGCAATTACTTACACCGGTTTTCCACAGACATCAATACTCTTACAGCCTGAAAGAGATAAACAATTAAATGGGGGAGgggtaaaaacacaattttttaacccccttccccaacaaaaaaaatgttaaaaaaaagaagtcattACACTTTTCAGACTTTTAACAACGGTGGtatgaaattttcttacttAATCTAATTTAAGTTTGTCAACACTGGCAAGAATAATTGATCATTGTATATACAATTTGCGGAAATATATAACATTGTAAACACCTTTAATTTCACCTGATGTTGGATCTTTGACCTGAAAGGCGTTCTCACCTACTGGGTGGCCAAGCACAAATGGACCATCATAAAGTCtgaaaaacttttttatttcaccaTATAAAGCATTAGACAAGTGATGTGATTTGAGGAGTATTTCATCACCTTCTTTGAAACCTAAGTTGGCTGGTTGAGGGCCCCGCTTGCTCTGCCTTTTAAGAGCACTCTTTTTCAAATTCTCTTGAACAAGGACTAATTTGTCAGGGTGACTCAAACTTTCTGTGAAAGGAGGAAATGctacaaaattttgcaagaaatttgTGGGCGGTGTGTTTAACATTATTTCTACTGGAGTAAATTTAGTACTGTCGCTTATGCTATTGTTGAGGCATTGTTCCAGAAATGAAACATAGTAAATCCAGCTTTTATGGCTTTGGTGACAATAAATTCGGAAGAAATCGCCCAAGATTCTCATATATCTCTCGACAGGATTACTTTGAGGGTGGTACACTGATGAGTGTCTAGGATTGATGTCAAGGGCTTTTAGAGATGTATCCCAGTATTTTGAGCGGAAGCAGGGTCCTCGATCAGCAACAACCACTTTCGGTTTGCCAATTTTGTtaacatatttttgaatgaaattgcgTGTGACAATAACAGCTGTAGCTTTTTGGATTGGAATGAGTTGAACGAATTTTGAACATACATCTAAAACAACCAGAACATATTGACACGAGCCAAAAGCTCGAGGCAGAGGGCCATACAAATCGACAGAAAGCTGATCTAATGGGGCAGCAGCTAGAACAGGTATTGGATGAGGCTGAAGCTTGACGTTAATGGGCTTACTTTGCTGGCATGCAAGACAAGATCTTATAAAATGATGAACTTTAACTCTCAATTtaggaaaaataacaaaatatttcaaataattGTAAACTTTGTTTGTGCCAAGGTGACCTAAAAATTCATGTGCTAAACGTATTACTTCAATTTCAAGTGCTTCTGGGCAACAGAGCAAAACTCTCTTTGATTTTGGAGATCTGAAAAATAGAGCTCCCTCTTCATTTTGGAAGTACAGGCTAGAAATTGTGGGGTCCTTGGACTTTAATTTCTGTAGGATTAGGGCAAGATTTGGATCGTTTGACGTATGCTCCGGAAATTCTTTAAGAATTTTGGACTCTAACTTTGGCTGAAAGGCTTTAGAAATGTAGACATTAATTTCATTGGATTCTGGTCTAAGTTGATGGAGTTCAGGAGGAAAACGAGACAGAGTGTCTGCAGCTATATTGTCAACACCTTTAATATGACTAATATCAAGATcatattcttgaagaaaaagtGACCAGCGGGTTAGCCGCCCCGAAGTGAGAACTGCCTGTCTGAAGAAGGCCAGTGCCTGATGATCAGTTTGAACATAAACCTTACGACCTAGGATAAATTGTCTAAATTTAGCGCAGCAAACCACAATACTCAAAAGTTCCTGCTCGGTTGTAGTATAATTTCTCTCACTGGGTGAGAGGACACGGCTGTAAAACCATATTGGACGACGATTATTATCAGAATCAAGCTGGTACAGCTCCCCAGAGAGGGCTGTTTGCGAGCAGTCAGTGTTAAGGTAAAACGGTTTGGACTGATCAGGATAGGACAAGACAACAGTTTCTGCAAAAGTTTCCTTAATCAAGGTAAACGCTTTTTCCTCCATGGATGTCCACACCCAAGGAGAATCCTTTTTTAATAAATGTAGTAGAGGTTGCAATAGATTAGAATGTTCAGCATggaattttcgataaaaatttaCTAAGCCAATGAAAGATtgtaattgttttttgttttttggagcTGGGAAATGTATTATAGCCTTAACTTTCTCTGGATTTTTCTTGATCCCATCTTTAGACAAAATGAAACCGAGGTACTCAACTTCTTCCTGAAGAAAAGAACACTTGCTAAATTTTAGAGTCATTCCAGAACGCTCTAAAGATGATAGTACTACTCTCAGATGACGTAGATGATCTTCCCAGGAAGAACTCACTATTCGGAAGTCATCAACAAATCTACTTAAAAAATCCTCAGTTTCTGGTCCAAAGACAGTATCTGTTGCCTTAATAAACAATTGCATTGATACATTTAGGCCGAAGGGTACTCTAGTAAAACGATAATTTCGACCTTCATATGAAAAACTAGTATAATCTCTACTGGAAGGATGTAATGGAATTTGCATGAAGCTGGCTGTGCAATCTAGAGTTGTTATGTAACGAGGCTTATCAAATCGAGCAAGCAAAGATTCTATGTTCTCAGGTGATTCTGAATCAGATGTTAATTTGGAATTCAGAGTACGCGCATCAAGGCAAAGTCTGACTGAGTTATCTTTTTTCTTGACGGGGACAATAGGATTAGAATACGGAGAGCTGGAACGCTCAATAATACCGAGTTTTAGGAGTCGCTCAATTTCAGCGCGGACCGCTTCACGAGTTGCAAAAGGTATTGGATAGGAACGTTTTACAAAAGGAGTTTTTTCATGGACCCTAAGTTTGGCAACAAAAGAGTTGCAACAGCCTGGTTCATCGGAAAAAACATGCTTGAATTCTAGAAGAAGTTTGGCCATAGACAAACGTTGATCGACTGTCAGCTGAACTGACGAAAGTTTATGTAGTATCTTATCTATTGTTAAATCTTTGTAAACTGGTTCCTTTTGTGTCATACTAAGAGGTTGTGTggaagtaaaaaattcttcgaAGGATGATTCAGGCTCGACAAGGTTTGAAAAAGAGTCAACAGTAGTTACTTCAGGGCAATACAACTGAAAGCTATAGGAGTCCCGAAAATTAGATTGGCTATCCAACACGTCATTAATTTTAGAAGCTAGAAGATTTACAAATACTTTCTTGCCCTCATAATTCAAATGAAGACCATGCCTGGTGAAATGTCCTCTGTTAAGAGTTCCAATGGATTTCAAAAAATGGATATTGGTATTATGCTTAAGTTTATTGTGAAGATAAAGATTGACCGGCGCACTCAGGGCGCTGTGGTCTCTCACATCATACCTGGGAAAAATATCACAAACTATAATTTCACACTTTGTTTTCTGAAGAGGTGTTAAATTAAGAGCTGCTTTTACCTGTGAAACAAAATTACTACGGGATAGATCATTTGTACCTGCAAGAATTACAATAACTGATTTTTCAGTTGATGAAGCATCCAGCTTTGATTTAGCTTTTTCTACAATCGAATTAAACGATGCACCAGGTGTGGCTGAGATTTCAAGATTGATATTTTTGAGTAGCAATGGTTCTAGCAAAGGGGTTAAATCCTTGCCGTGACTGTCCGCAAATACAAGGACATTAGACTTTTCTCCCACATTACAAAAATTAAGTCCAACTTGCTCCGAATCAAACGACAGCCAAGGCACAATTGTGTTAGTATCAAGaaaagttacattttttaaattacaatcGATGTGAGCTTTGAAACGTTCACAGAAGTCAATGCCCAGAATGAATGGAATATTTACTTCAGGAATCACTAAAATTGGAGATGGAAACCACATACCTCCAATCTCTACATCAATTTTGGTTTGGAATGAGGCCTTCTTGGACCGAACTCCTGTGACACCCTTAACGGTAATATTAGCGGGTAATATTGGAAATTTACGGATGGATTGCCTTTGCAAGATCTCAAATTGATGCAAACTCATGATTGTTACCTCTGAGCCCGTGTCGAGAAGACCCGGTATCTGCTGATTCCCAATTTTACAATTGATGTATGGAGATCTGGCTTTTGAAAACATCCTTGCAGACCCCTCCTCATGTTCATCAAGCAAGAAATGAGGTTTCTCCTGATTGGTTGTCACAGTTTCAGAGTCAAGATGAGTACAAATTGACACAATAGCTTCGCTAAGAATTTGGTCTCTTATTTTCGGTAAAGCTTTATTCAATAACAATTGAAATTCGGAGGTACAGAATGTACCACTAAGATGAGAATGGTGATTGTCTTTACATTTCGCGAGAGTTGACcagaaaatatttctcttaCAGTTTGTGAGTTTCGATGCCAGAAATTCATTTACTTGGTAAAGCACTGAACTGTTCAAATTGAGAATAGCATCCTGgagaaaactacaaaaaattatggttttttcGTCTGAAAatgaaagcactgatttttgaaaGATGCTCTGGAAAATATTGTTTAAAACAGTTTTAGATAATGGTTTACCTTCATTATTGATAGTTGTGAGGGGAGTCCGCAGGAGTGAAAAAATCCAGTAAACAGAGGGGTGAATTATCAAAAACTCATAGTCAATATTATCTAAAGATTTAACATGTTCGAGAAGAGCAGATAGAGACGATGCAGAGCACTTAGATACCTTTGAAATAGACACAGAGTCATCAAATCCACACTCAATGACTTTTACACCTTCTGGTAAATCATAgctggtaaaaaataaaatagaagaagTCTTGGCCGGGTTGCTTAACTCAAGTTTAAATTTGTAGATATTAAATGTTTGTAATGTGCCGAtattctccctatctttgtatggtaAACGTTTGATAAAGTTGGACTGAGCTGAGATATCCGTAGACATATCCCAGCTCGCATCTAGTTTAAATCATTTTCCTCCggtaattcaaaatttggaggcGGTTGCGAAACATCAACACTAACTTGATTGACTTTAACCTGATTTGGTACAAAATTCTTAGATTGAGCATTTTGAGTATTGTGGTTCGCCGAACTGGGTTGTTGGTTTGTACGTTTTGTATTTGTGAAGCGATTTAAATTAAGTTGATCAAGTTCCGTTAATTTCTCAATGACAGTATCAATAGTAGAAGCATTGCAGTGGGTAATTGCCCACTTGACTTGGTAGCCAAAGTGACTAACGATAGTCCTGATAAGTTCCTTATCAGGAATCGGAGTATCTAAGCAACGAGCCACTCGTAgcttttttaagaaataatttgTCATTGAGCCATGTTCTTGTTTATATTGGTCAGGAATGTTAAGCGATTGCCTGACCGTTGACTGAATCTCTTCACCCCAGAAGTGCCTCAGAAATTTCGTCTTAAAGTCAGAGAAATCAACAAATTGTGTTGCCCAAAACCAGGTTTGAGCTGGACCGGTTAAAAGTTTACGGGTCTGAGCAAGTTTGGTTTTCTCAGATACCCGAAAATCAAGGAAGTAATCATCAAGTGAGCTTATGAACTCTTTAGGATTTAGTTGTTCATTATCTCCATTGTAAGCACTTAAGTCACTAATCTTAGGTCTAAAATCAAAAACCTTGGTTTCTGTTTTCGGAATACTAGAATGGTATATCTCACTAGGGACAGAATTGAGAAGCGAGCCCTGATTAGGGATAGGCATGGACGATTGATTCTGAGCACTTAGGTATGAAGGTGGAATGAAATTTGCATGAGAAGATGCGTTTGCATTTTGgtcaaataaaggaaaatagtgAGAAAAAGGAATCATCGGAGCATTAGAACCTACTTGATCTGAAACCGGTGGCCTACTCGGTTCAGAGTTCAATACTACATTCTGATACGCACTGGCGTTGATATTGTTTGACATTGGCGAGAATTTCTGGCTAGGCCTGAATACAGGTTGGGATACCTGGAATACCTCCGCCCTTACCAAATTGGGCAAATCAGATCTTATTGAAGACAATTCCTGTTGGAATGTAACCCTCAGGTCACTCATACCCTGCAATATATCAGATAATAAGCCACTAGGCAGTTGATCGTTAACCAGAGGAGTGCCAGGAAGTACGTAAGATGGAAATTCACGTTGATCTCCGTTTTGGACAGCAATATGAGGAGTCAAATGTTGAACATTTCTGTGTTCAAACACATTAGGAATTGAATTATCAACATTACGTTCGCCAGGCGAATGAACAGAATGCATGGAAGATGCGGTGTGGATCGAAATCTGATCCAtcgtcggaaaattttgaaaacgggGTGGAACTGAATTGTCTCTAAATCTCGCTGATGAAGTACCTACGGTCACATGACCAACTCCAGGATCAGTGAAATTAGCAGGAGGAACTGATCTACCACGACCCCTGGGACGAGAAGACCTTCCTCTGAAGAGAGGTTCTCGACGGGATCCCTTGTTACGGGTGTTGTAACCTTCGTTACAAGACATGGTCAGATTAGGATGTGAATCGgtagtaaaataaaatacaagtgATGTGAATAGAGATGATTGACGTTTCTTCAAGTATGCTAGAAtgatatgaaataaaatgtaCCAGAATGTTTAACAATACCAAGTACTGACAGTTTTGCCGGAACACTGAAGACAGGAGACTGGAACGTTGACAGACGCTGGAACAGAAGAAAGGAAGAATTCCCCAATATTAGAAGATGAGGTCCAGTGATGACAAACAGGATACAATGGTTGAAGTGAAGACTGACGAAGAAGCGTGGCTGGCTCATTGCTCGAACGAATTAGAACTCCTGAAGTTGCACCCACGGTGGAGTACCCAAAGCTCTAAGTTTGAAAGTACCAGTTACGCCTTGTCCACCCTCGGAGGGATGTCAGCGCTAGCCTGCATGACACCACTAGTTGAAGAATTTCCGGTTCTGCAAGATTGCTGCAGGCAGAACACTACAGCTCACACACACGACACCAGCTTTCACGAATCAGGAACACAGCGCCACGACGCAACTGCCATTTCGATCGGCTGACGAACCGGATTGCTATAAGCTGCGACGTTTCTCCGACAACACTAACACTTCGATAAATAATAATACTTAATAGTAGAAAATGTGTTAACCCGAGATAACTCAATGAAGATTGTGAAAAAGATTGGTTGATTGTGAATAAGACTGATTGTGAAAAAGGTTGATTGTGAGAAAGATTAattgattcaaaatattttaatatagAACTATGCATGGCAAGAGAGATACTTgcacagaaaataaaataaacaaattgtCCGCTGAAACGATAAGTCACTGATAACATTTTAAGTATTGATTAGGTGTGTGTATGTTTATGTTGTTTTTGTAGGTTAGAAGAGGAGACGATTGGTTTCCGCCGGAAATGACGACTTTGCATCGGTCACCGGTGACTCAACGAGATGATAGCGATGAGTGATGAGATTCGAGTATCACTTCGAAGCACGTTACCGAAAAGGAcgaaatttgtgaaattttcacgaaaacacTCAAAACTTGAACATTGAGTTAACTCGAGGTAGTTAACTACAAAACAGGCACAAAGATGAACATGACACAGGAAATACAATCAAAATGGCGACATCTCGAAGTTAACCTTGATTGCACGCGGGCACCGGTACCACTCACAGAAGCACTTAAAGACCGAGAATCGGTGAATCCTTTGCTTTCCACACGTGGAAAAGCCTTAACGTTGGGCGCCAGTTGAAGGGTTTCGACTCTGAAAGTCGAAAACTCTCTAGGGGAAAGAAGACTCTGGGGTTGAGTCAACGCGATTCAGGGTTGAGTCACGTTGACTCAACCCGGCAGgaagaaagatgaaaaaaaaaactactgcgATTACTGCTGGCGGAGCGACCCGCCAGCCGACACAGCTCCTCACATCAAAGAAGATAAGACCACCCCCAAAGGGGGTGGTTTTATAGAAAATACACTCACATTTTAAAACAAAGGACGAAGGTACGCACGGACGCGAAGAAGGGATGGCACGAACAACGGTCGGTGGCAGTTCCGATTCCCTCCACCAGGGAACTGGTGGGGGCAATCGGAAGTGCCaaccgaatttttaaatttgtggcGGGAGCAGGGATGCTGCGGGCAGAACACTacaagaccatcagggcttgacagtataatggttcgaagacaagaaaacgggtccgaggaaaaaaatatttggacggcccgttgaatagcattggttgatcggtgtgctgtaccatggtacatccgagtgatttcaaaaagcgagccctactggcacgcttgatagataaaatgaaaaaaaagacgccgttaaaattcatgaataaaatttcaaaaacttaaagatagactcgcccgtcttaagaatcgaacccggacgGCGACTCGTCCATTAAGACACAaaagtatattttctcttttttttcattttatctatcaagcgtgccagtagggctcgctttttgaaatcactcggatgtaccatggtacagcacaccgatcaaccaatgctattcaacgggccgtccaaatatttttttcctcggacccgttttcttgtcttcgaaccattatactgtcaagccctgatggtctcttaccaaaaaaccgaatgaactgctaattgggaacccttgagaacattttcctgtcaaaaccgtattatttcatttgacaaaaacctcatagaagctttcttacgctcggaggactcaactctagaaccttctttcccgccaaaactgtttagccaatgagcgtcttgcactgcaagtgcaatctgtgatgagcctcgtgactctttataccatgtactaaccgtggcccctgcagaaatccactcaaaccactgcagttatctcccgatatagctttgggtgtcaggtttcgagcaaggcaataaaagacggcgaggagagggtcgcctcgtcgaacctattatcttccacgcccgattaaccattcaccgtgacgccaggatccaccaaattttcacaaaaattgttttccgtctatttagcgagtttttccttactttccgttaaagtacaaataaaaagagacctcatttgtaaaaatcggccgaataggagagaagttacagttcgaaatccaaagagattaactcaacgcgatttcgatgcacggcagttcgcccaaatcacggtcgtgcgaaatgcggcatatcagcttaaaatcaagataattggacggaatctttaaaatcaatttacattcaacgttcatgaatcaatattttctcccaaatttagcaaaaagtaccaattgatgcaaatgacaaaacgtgaaaatagtaggtttgtgtccaacattttagttattcggcacgcttttccaacatacttattcatgttggatttttctgcttgtttattatttgtatttatttttcattcatttcttattttcttaatttttatttatttaggaaaaccgtgaaattacacccggggggctgaacggagcggcaacgtcgcagagatgaaggagtcacgaggtggcaacgtcgggcaggttcggaacttgttcccggtcgctcgaaggaaaagagacccgaaccggttcagacttgtcccggcaggctcagactcgttcggacagcgttcgatccgagcgcggctctgcgcctttgatgcaggtttaaaccggtggcgtggcgtgaatgatcgattgtcgatatctcgccatttgaagctatggtaaagaatcgattattaaggtgttcgctgcgagcaccctgataatcgatcttttttcataggtttaaatgacagatcaatcgataaatcgcgaagcgGGCCACGCCGGTTTAAACTTGGTCGCACCCTGAACGGCGGCCGGAGGAGGAGTTGACAGAGGATCACCTGAATCGGCGCGGGAACATCAAAGTGCGggtgggatgacgtcatccatttgaggggggtgtagaggttagactaggtaaacgccgtactctcgtaaggtatgcaacccgcgtattagcgccttacttccgtaaggtatgcaacccgcatgttaacgccttactcccgtaaggtatgcaacccgcatttcaggAGGATCGTAAGGACTGCGATTCACAAATTATCCCTGACcaccggcgaggtgcgcgaccaacatgaGAACGCCTCcagtccgtaaggtatgcaacccgcatttcatgggttcgtgaggaatgcacatcacaaattatcgctgatcgtcggcgaggtgcgcgaccaacataggacgcttcccgtccgtaaggtatgcaacccgcatatctgcaccttaggtcggcgaggcacgcaacccgcgactgaaatggacttaggttaggttaggttaggtttggttaggttaggttaggttgggttgggttgggttaggttaggtcacacggcaacgctgtacttaggttaggtcacacggcaacgctgaacttaggttaggttacatttcGACATCTCAGGTGTTTTAAAGTCGCCATTTCCCCTCTACTGTTTTACCGTACGTCCTGACCAACTTTATTTGCGACGTGCGGTAATACGGTATTTTTTTACGGTCAATAACTCCCTTAAGAGgggttttacgaaaaaaaaaacgaaaatacctTTTGTTAAGCTATTGATGAGCACTTTACGAAACCACAATCTTTTTCGGTTCCGACAATTAGGACAGCCACTGTGACGTCTTATCTGAACACGTGcggtattttttttcaaaaattgaactcccCGAAACTCGAGAACCACGCATCGTAGAGGATTTTGGTACGGgacttttctgcttgttttgagCCATGGAAAAACCCCTGGAAGTTTGTCGTCACTTAGTTGTTATACCTTGTATACTGCTTAACGATCTAACCTGTTAAGTGACCAGGATGTAAATTATGACTGGGGAGCTGGAGAAAAGgccgttttttccagtttctcgaGTTTGAGACCGTTTTTCGTGTGGACAGTCCAAGCTGAGAGAGATTGTCAAGTATCGAATCCAATCGAATTTTTCGCGTTCTCtctgaatttgttatttttttggtgtattacaaacaaaaaatgctctccaagccccccaacaacccctaaccccccccccccccccacagaaaaaccccaaaaccccccttaaatcttgaaaaattctttgaatggcccacttaacatgatttttcaccattttcactcgttccaatcgaaagtacgcaaaaaattacccgGATACAGGTATCCCATGAATGATTGGCGAATCTTCCCGGAGagttagagaattttcatcttttattcaaggatggttccattcaacaaaagtccatttttaactatgagcacaatttttccacaccGTAATTTGTGGCGTGTTTCATGTCCTGGTATGTAACTttaatctgttaaattttggtgatgtggcaaaattgtgctgggtgtaaatgaagactaataatcgtggaaaatgcagttttttcggttttctcaagtttagagctgtttttcgtgttgacagtttaagctgagaaaatgtctaaccaatgatttctaacggattttttacgctctttttgaaTCTGCAATCGTTTTTGTTGTATAATCATCAGTTTTCTAGTTATaggtgaaaaattgccaaaaaaccccaaaaatcgttgaaaatgtcTAGAATGACCCCTTAAAAGTGGgtttagacaattttcgcctgttccactgaaaagtacgcaaaaaattacgaatatgAACCTCCCGTACTCATGAAACAAAGCTTTTTTGGGctcgtcataaaattaaaaccatttttcagccgaaaaattgagtcggctgttttggcaggaaaacgaTGCACAATCGCAAAAATATTTTGCGCCAGAATGCACCTACCCTAGGGTACCTACTTAAAATATGGattcagatgattttttgaagtggggccaaaatcggcccttatcGGTACCCCTCCTTTATCACTCTTTGAAACTTCCATACTTTTATAATGACGAATTCCTTGTAGGTACCTAATCTTGTTTCCTTGCAAGTATTTTTCTCACTTGTTGTTCTGGAAGTTATTGTATTCcactattttaaaaatttcccaaatttaaaaatgcaaggaaaaatgttAGATCGTTAGTCCTCGTTGGCTCACTAGTTCATAGATGACATCTGTAGGCAGGGGACTCTAGCCCTTGTCAGGTGTACCAGCCTGCCGGGCTACTCTGTTATCGGTTCTCAATATACACCTTTGTCTTCTGTCATGTCTCCGTGAGTCTCTTTCCTCTCACCTTTCTATTTTTCGGCAGCAATACTTGGTTGCAAAAACTGTGAATACCTATTTAACTTACCATCGACGTCGAAGAACATGAAATTGGGCGAGCAGTTGCAGTACTGGAAGGTATAATTTCGAAAGCACTCAGTTTTGCAATTAATACGCATGTAGTACGGAAGGCCCAGAGTAGAGGCGTCTTCCTTGAAGAGACACTTCCGTTGATCAACGTCCATTCCACGCATCCGTTCCGTTGAGTACAGTCTGTCTCCGCCTATCTTAATCTCTGCCAGATTCCCCGCAGACACTTTGATCTCCCGACCGAAAGTGAACCCCTCTGGATGATTTATTATCACCTTCAAAAAATCCAATACAAAGGGTCGTTCAATAAAGACTGTGATTTGCCCTGTCAGACTACCCATAGGTGAGTGATGACATCTTGACCactgataaggcaagtgatcaGACATCTGAttgtgaatttttaatttacacACCAAAATGCATGGAATGGGGTTGTTGCATGGGTGAGGgatttgagaataaaaatatttagtcACAGAACTTTTCGCGATAAAAACGATGGCAACgttcaaaaagtcaaaaaatcaAGTCCTTAAGCCCGAAAAAGCCCGTCAAAGTTCCATCAAATTCAAGttgaaaccctggtaaaaatgatcagttgaCGGTGTATCAGTTCGTCAACGGTGTTTTGGCGCGGAGCATCAGTGGACATCAATCGAGATCGGGTCAGTTGATGGCTTCAACTGATCTAAACTGATAAGTGGTAGCAGTTGGAAGTATCAACAGATCTGAAATGATACTTGGTATCAGTTGGTACCATATATCAACTGATACGACACAAATTAAAAACCCATCATC contains:
- the LOC140225948 gene encoding uncharacterized protein, which gives rise to MPPGLPDAKPGVKVIINHPEGFTFGREIKVSAGNLAEIKIGGDRLYSTERMRGMDVDQRKCLFKEDASTLGLPYYMRINCKTECFRNYTFQYCNCSPNFMFFDVDGKLNRYSQFLQPSIAAEK